The Setaria viridis chromosome 9, Setaria_viridis_v4.0, whole genome shotgun sequence sequence CGTGCCGGGCATCATGGTCCCCGTCGGCATGGCCGGCGTCGCGCCCGGCACCGACGACGTCCCGGGCACAGCCGTCGGCGTGGCGCCCGGCACCGTCGTGGTGGTGGTCGTCCCCGGTACCGTCGTCGGCGTGGCGCCCGGTATGGTCGTCGACTTCTGGCTGCGCTCACGTGGCGTCACGGACACAAACAGGAGCAGGGCAAGATCAGTTCACATGCTCATTACTGAACGAATGGGCAAAAGCATTGCTAACTATTATTAGAAAACAAGGGCGAGAAAAGAAAGCTTAGCCAAAGATAAAAAGATCATTCATGCCAAGATCTTGTAGAACCAATATTCCTAGCCTTTCCCCTTTCTAGTCACACAGGATAAACAGCTTAACGTTGTCAGATAAGATAATGCCTTTAATTAGTTGCCTAACTTCTTCCCCACAGAAAAGTCAGAAATCTCTGACAATGCCaatcttgtgagttgtgacaagAGGAGCCAATGGGTAAATTATTGATGGCTGAAGCTCTTTGTAGTAATTAGTCAGAAATCTCTGACAATTTTAGTGAGCTAAAGGACAGCAGAGAGGAAGCACGGGAGGCTGGCATGGCAGCTGGCTGTGTACACACTAGCTAGCAGACAGCGGTAAAAGCAGAGCTGCAGCAGATCAACCCCCTTCACAAGCCAAGATCCAGACCAGCTTGGCAGAAGCACAGTGCCAAATCCTCATTCAATATCTCTAATTTTCTCTCTCTAGAACTTGCAATGCGAAGGACGAACCAATTATTTGGGCAATGGAGGGGGAGAATGGCCGGACGGACCTTGGGGTGGCGCCGGGGCAGAAGGTGACGGTGTAGTcggggcggccgccgcaggTGAATGTGGAGGTGGGGTCGTCGAAGGCGTAGCTGTAGGAGCGCGGGCACGCGGTCTTGAACACCTGCGAGTAGGCCGTCGGCCGGCACGCCGCCGGGGACGCGAAGGCGCCGCTGCAGCAGTACTCGGGCCGCGCGAACGCGTCGCACGCGCTCcggcacgccgcgccgccgccggcccggagCTCGGCGGGGCACATCGCGTTCAGGTCCGCGGCGCACCCGGCCGCCGCGCACGACGCGGGCCCGGTggagcccccgccgccggaggtCTCCACGAGCACGGGGAGGTTGTAGCCGTCGACGAGGCTGACGTCGTAGAAGTCgagcccgccgctgccgtcgagcGTGAACTCGGCcagcgtggccggcggcgcggcgcccgcacccgcgcactcggcggcgccggagccgcagTCGCCCGTGGCGCAGGCGAGCCGCCCCGTGGCGCCGTCCTGCGTGCAGCCCGTGCGCGCCCACATGCGGCCGGACCAGCCCGACGGCGCCGGCACCGCGCGGGCTGCGCCCGGCGCGAGCTCGAACCCCGTGGGCTCCAGCCGCGGGCTGCCGGCGTTGGACAGGACGCCAGGCCACACCGTGTCCGCGCACCGGTTCACGAAAGTGAacgtcgccgcctccccctctgCCAGAAACGGAAATGCTTCAGCTTTTGCTTACCCGCCATTACCGACGAACTCGCGAGATCTCGAAGAAGCAAGAAGCATCAATGTGGATTTGCCAAAAAATCATTACCTCTCCACAAGGCGAAGAGCACGAGCACAAGGACGGCCACGGATCTTGGCGACGCCATTGCTGCCCCTCGAGGCAATGCAGTGACAGGGTAGTGACTGCAGCTGCAACTGCGAGCACGAGCAAGAAGCGTGTTCAGTGTCACTGTGTCAGTGCAGTTACTACTGCCTGTACCGGTGGTGTGGTAGCGTGACGGTTTCAGTTGAcgagggggagagagggaggcgaGGGGAGAGTGGAGAGAGAGACACCACCCACCAGCCTTGTGATGGAGGGATGAGATGGGTGGAGTGGAGGACAGagtgaggaggaagagcggAGAGGGAATCTTTGGGGAGGCGCTAAGGCTGTACTTATAGCAGCAAATCACTTTACCTCGCTTTTTTTCGCCTTTGTTATGATCCCCTGTTTCCTGGGTAAAAGAGAAAGCTTGGGGATGGGCTTTCActgttcttgttcttgattgataacAGGGTCTTGtatagttgcccaactttgagcACACAGAATTACTATAGTGCAATTGTaacgttttgtttgtatttgtgaattattgttcaaatattgactaattaggctcaaaagattcgtctcgcaaagcacaacaaaattgtgcaattattttttgatttcgtctatattcaGTACTCCATATATGTATcataagtttgatgtgatggggaatcttctttttatacagtgtcaaagttggaatttaGGGTGAACTAAACAACGCCTAGGATTCTCTCTATTTGTTGCACGGGTGTGTAGCGAGGGAATTAGAAGGGGAGGATAAATTACACGGTCGTCTATACGAAGTGAGCAACGATGGTTGTGGCAGGCTGGCAGCTACTGGCCCTGTTGGGTAGCGGTGGGGTAAGCGCTTATAgctgtaaaaaaataaaataaaacgcTTTCTAGCTTATGCGTTTTAGTAAAAATAGAAGTGGTGGGAGAAGCGCCACcagaaaaatctgaaaaaaaCGTGTCATTTGGCTGCTAGTTTTAGTTTATTTTAGCTGTAAGTAGGATTTAAACTCTGATCAAACAGACTAATGACTCCTACAAAGGTCACGTACAACAATAGAGCCATAAAGGGATTCTGTaggttttttttatgaaacaccAGGCATTCTATAGTTGCGACCCAGTTCATAATGACAGCAACGGTTAAAATATTTACACGGTTAATTACACAAAATTTGGTAAAAACTTTAGATAaagagcctgttcgcttcagcttattcagccggcttatcagccaccaaacagtattttcctctcacaataaatcagctgtttcagcttttcaaccggcttataagctgaagcgaacagacccaaaATAACTAACTGATGTGAACTCGTAGGGTTGATTCCCAATCTTTCAATGAGAGGACATGGGATAacttgattggtggatggagactacgttcacgatccgactacagccttccaaaaATGATACaccttagcaactgatacaccacctccaatagTTGCCGCGATCTTATGGAGCGTGACACccagccactagggcactcgtcctgcaagcaatcgaaaaACTAGCAAGAATAAGTAC is a genomic window containing:
- the LOC117835057 gene encoding thaumatin-like protein 1, giving the protein MASPRSVAVLVLVLFALWREGEAATFTFVNRCADTVWPGVLSNAGSPRLEPTGFELAPGAARAVPAPSGWSGRMWARTGCTQDGATGRLACATGDCGSGAAECAGAGAAPPATLAEFTLDGSGGLDFYDVSLVDGYNLPVLVETSGGGGSTGPASCAAAGCAADLNAMCPAELRAGGGAACRSACDAFARPEYCCSGAFASPAACRPTAYSQVFKTACPRSYSYAFDDPTSTFTCGGRPDYTVTFCPGATPSQKSTTIPGATPTTVPGTTTTTTVPGATPTAVPGTSSVPGATPAMPTGTMMPGTTFTDATPDSAMPMGGGGGLGIEGGEQGSVLLGGSSSEGGVSWLANMATGDASAAAAAPLAASARLLMAAPLATLLWHHLRQLLLL